Proteins encoded together in one bacterium window:
- a CDS encoding HEPN domain-containing protein — protein MHEHEEWCRIAREDLSAAQVLIKVELFSAVTYHCQQSAEKALKGYLSFKKYEILKSHDLSKLVELCKKIDLEFDKLYDSADYLNPYATRFRYPTEFDIPDLSDSKQAIKNAESIMRFVLKKIAEPATGQQSI, from the coding sequence ATGCACGAGCATGAAGAGTGGTGCAGAATTGCCAGAGAAGATCTCAGTGCAGCTCAAGTTCTGATTAAAGTCGAACTTTTTTCTGCCGTTACCTATCACTGTCAGCAATCAGCAGAGAAAGCGCTCAAGGGGTACTTATCTTTTAAAAAGTATGAAATCTTGAAATCGCATGACTTATCAAAACTTGTCGAGCTGTGTAAAAAGATTGATCTAGAATTTGATAAACTCTATGACTCAGCTGATTATCTAAACCCATATGCAACAAGATTTAGATATCCAACTGAATTTGACATTCCAGATTTATCTGACTCAAAACAGGCCATAAAAAACGCTGAAAGCATAATGCGTTTCGTGCTAAAAAAAATAGCTGAGCCAGCAACAGGGCAACAGTCTATTTAA
- a CDS encoding nucleotidyltransferase domain-containing protein translates to MISEEVLAEVKNRLIATYNPIAIYLFGSYAWGNPTEDSDLDLLIVVDQSEEKSYKRPIAGYKALRGLNISKDIIIYTKKEFDSKTSDVSTLGYKIKKDGKVLYARA, encoded by the coding sequence ATGATCAGTGAAGAAGTTTTAGCCGAAGTAAAAAATCGCTTGATAGCTACCTATAATCCAATAGCAATCTATCTTTTTGGATCGTATGCTTGGGGTAATCCAACAGAAGACAGCGATCTAGACTTACTGATTGTTGTTGATCAATCCGAAGAAAAATCATATAAGCGCCCAATTGCTGGATACAAGGCTCTGCGTGGCTTGAATATTTCTAAAGATATAATTATATACACCAAGAAAGAGTTTGATAGCAAGACAAGTGACGTGTCCACACTGGGGTATAAAATTAAAAAGGATGGGAAGGTGCTTTATGCACGAGCATGA